From Gimesia panareensis, the proteins below share one genomic window:
- a CDS encoding phosphoenolpyruvate hydrolase family protein → MPESRTAILQRLREKVAAGLPIIGGGAGTGLSAKCEEAGGIDLIVIYNSGRYRMAGRGSLAGLMPYGNANEIVKELGREVLPVVNQTPVLAGVCGTDPFLLRDLFLQELQAMGFAGIQNFPTVGLIDGQFRTNLEETGMGFDLEIECIRAAHDLDLLTTPYAFDAEQAQQLTAAGADIVVAHMGLTSGGSIGATTGKTLDDSVESIRTMVDAAKSERDDVLLLCHGGPIAMPEDAQYIFDRVSGIDGFYGASSMERLPTEVALTAQVRQFGDLRLANA, encoded by the coding sequence ATGCCGGAATCCAGAACAGCCATCCTGCAGCGTCTGCGGGAGAAAGTGGCAGCGGGACTGCCCATCATCGGCGGAGGCGCGGGAACAGGCCTGAGCGCCAAGTGTGAAGAAGCGGGCGGCATCGATCTGATCGTGATTTACAACTCCGGTCGCTACCGGATGGCGGGGCGTGGCTCACTGGCCGGGCTGATGCCTTACGGGAACGCGAATGAGATCGTCAAAGAACTGGGACGGGAAGTCCTGCCTGTCGTCAACCAGACGCCCGTACTGGCCGGCGTGTGCGGGACCGATCCCTTTCTGCTCCGCGATCTGTTCCTCCAGGAACTGCAGGCGATGGGCTTTGCCGGCATTCAGAATTTCCCCACCGTGGGTCTGATTGACGGTCAGTTCCGGACCAACCTGGAAGAGACCGGCATGGGCTTTGACCTGGAGATTGAGTGTATCCGTGCCGCCCACGACCTGGATCTGCTCACGACGCCTTACGCTTTCGATGCAGAACAGGCACAACAGCTGACCGCCGCCGGGGCGGATATTGTAGTCGCGCACATGGGACTGACCAGTGGCGGCTCCATTGGTGCCACGACCGGCAAGACGCTGGACGATTCTGTCGAGTCGATCCGTACAATGGTCGACGCCGCCAAAAGCGAACGCGACGATGTGCTGCTGCTCTGTCATGGTGGCCCGATTGCGATGCCCGAGGATGCCCAGTATATCTTTGACCGCGTTTCCGGCATCGATGGTTTTTATGGTGCCAGTTCGATGGAACGGCTGCCAACCGAAGTCGCTCTGACTGCACAGGTCCGCCAGTTTGGGGATCTGCGTTTAGCGAACGCTTAA
- a CDS encoding EthD family reductase, producing MYRLTVMYGHPEDPAEFDRYYHEVHIPLAKQIKGLTGWTIGKCLSAEAGSPPPYYLIVSLYAESAAAMQTILESPEGQATIADVPNFATGGVMFMYDEEEVLIPVQLGTS from the coding sequence ATGTATCGTCTGACTGTAATGTATGGACACCCGGAAGACCCTGCCGAGTTTGATCGCTATTATCACGAGGTCCACATCCCCCTGGCAAAGCAGATTAAGGGGCTGACCGGCTGGACGATCGGCAAGTGCCTGTCTGCCGAGGCGGGCAGTCCGCCCCCCTATTATCTGATCGTCAGCCTGTATGCGGAATCAGCGGCTGCGATGCAGACGATTCTGGAAAGTCCCGAAGGCCAGGCGACGATCGCCGATGTCCCAAACTTTGCCACCGGCGGGGTGATGTTTATGTATGACGAGGAAGAGGTGCTGATTCCTGTGCAGTTGGGAACATCCTGA